A window of Oncorhynchus kisutch isolate 150728-3 linkage group LG10, Okis_V2, whole genome shotgun sequence contains these coding sequences:
- the LOC109897503 gene encoding tumor necrosis factor ligand superfamily member 6-like gives MSGTQDYPHPQVFLVDSGRGPQPSVQPPGMLPCWSFPPAQERVMERGRGRGCRGVGCWSLAMALLFLLLLVFGALGLGTYQIIKLQTQLDRIQQEINIEIDGRGPEKLVGDLPETDPNRGKTAGRPAAHVIGRIEKHVSQNTLRWEPKAGRAFTEGGVVYRDGGLQVNETGLYHIYSRVQFETNHCTPTDALVHSVFVRRPGNRKSLTLMEGHREGYCNLGSHGHVWTSGSYLGSTLKLEKQDWLYVNVSHPAMLSHAHHANFFGLHKI, from the exons ATGAGTGGTACACAGGACTATCCTCACCCCCAGGTGTTTCTAGTGGACAGTGGTAGAGGTCCACAGCCGTCGGTCCAACCTCCAGGCATGCTGCCCTGCTGGTCCTTCCCTCCTGCccaagagagagtgatggagcggGGCAGGGGCAGAGGCTGCAGGGGGGTTGGCTGCTGGAGCCTGGCTATggctctgctgtttctgctgctgCTGGTGTTTGGGGCATTGGGACTGGGTACCTACCAGATAATCAAACTACAGACTCAACTCgacaggatacaacag GAAATTAACATTGAGATTGATGGTCGTGGGCCTGAGAAGCTAGTGGGTGACCTTCCAGAGACCGATCCAAACAGAGGGAAGACAGCCGGCAGACCTGCAGCACATGTTATAG GCCGGATTGAGAAGCATGTTTCACAGAATACCTTGCGTTGGGAGCCAAAGGCGGGGCGGGCCTTCACAGAGGGGGGCGTGGTCTATCGGGATGGTGGTCTGCAAGTCAACGAGACTGGGCTCTACCACATCTACTCCCGGGTGCAGTTTGAAACCAATCACTGCACCCCTACAGATGCCTTGGTTCACTCTGTGTTTGTAAGAAGGCCAGGGAATCGCAAGTCTCTCACCCTAATGGAGGGGCACAGGGAGGGCTACTGCAACCTGGGCTCTCATGGGCATGTCTGGACCTCGGGGAGTTACCTGGGATCCACACTGAAGCTTGAAAAGCAGGACTGGCTGTATGTGAATGTCTCCCATCCAGCCATGCTCAGCCACGCTCATCATGCCAACTTCTTTGGACTCCACAAGATCTAG